One Chryseobacterium sp. StRB126 genomic region harbors:
- a CDS encoding RNA recognition motif domain-containing protein produces MNIFVSNINYATKEYELHDLFAEFGDVSSAKIVTDRETGRSRGFGFIEMGDEEGQQAIEALNQKEFNGKTLNVSEAKPREEKPRRSFDNNRGGGYGGNNRGNGGGGYGGGNRGGNGGGNRW; encoded by the coding sequence ATGAACATTTTTGTTTCAAACATCAATTACGCAACTAAAGAGTATGAGTTGCACGATCTATTTGCAGAATTTGGTGATGTATCATCAGCTAAAATCGTAACAGACAGAGAAACTGGCCGTTCTAGAGGTTTTGGTTTCATCGAAATGGGTGATGAAGAAGGACAGCAGGCTATTGAAGCTCTTAATCAAAAAGAATTCAACGGAAAAACATTAAACGTATCTGAAGCTAAGCCAAGAGAAGAGAAGCCAAGAAGAAGCTTCGATAACAACAGAGGCGGAGGTTACGGTGGTAACAATCGTGGAAATGGTGGCGGTGGCTACGGCGGTGGAAATCGTGGTGGTAACGGCGGCGGAAATCGTTGGTAA
- a CDS encoding BlaI/MecI/CopY family transcriptional regulator — translation MKINHLTAAEENFMKLFWKMESFYLKDVMEQHPEPKPHQNTVSTYLKILVEKGYLSTIKEGRIFKYTVLVPFEEYRKFLLKELTHNFFNDSGKEILEFLFSEKLLTQDDLKGYFDLKIEIKPAKVEEPKFEVAEEILNPKKEKKVKISKEKEKDKEKKKKKKK, via the coding sequence ATGAAAATCAATCATCTTACCGCCGCAGAAGAAAACTTTATGAAGCTGTTTTGGAAAATGGAATCTTTCTATCTGAAGGACGTTATGGAGCAGCATCCGGAACCTAAGCCACACCAAAATACGGTTTCCACATATTTGAAAATATTAGTTGAAAAAGGCTATTTATCTACCATAAAAGAAGGGAGAATCTTTAAATATACGGTACTTGTTCCGTTTGAAGAATACAGAAAGTTTCTGTTAAAAGAACTTACGCACAATTTCTTTAATGATTCAGGAAAGGAAATTCTTGAGTTTTTATTCAGTGAAAAACTGCTTACTCAAGATGATCTTAAAGGTTATTTTGATCTTAAAATTGAAATCAAACCAGCGAAAGTTGAAGAGCCTAAGTTTGAGGTTGCTGAAGAGATATTAAATCCGAAGAAAGAGAAAAAGGTAAAGATCAGCAAGGAAAAAGAAAAAGACAAAGAGAAAAAGAAGAAGAAAAAGAAATAA